TGGTCCCTAACTGTGTTTGCAATACTACATTGGCAATACCATTCTGAATAGAAGCAGCTTTGTTGTCCACTCCGATTTGTGTCTGTACTGTCAGATTTGCAATACCATTCTGCATAGAAGCTGCATCGTTACCGACTCCAATCTGATTCTGTACTGTCAGGTTAGCAATTCCATCCTGATCTACACTGGCTTTGTTAGCAATTCCCAATTGGTTTTGTCTGCTTACATTAAAGTAGCCATTCTGATCAACTGTCGCACTGTTAGATATTCCCAATTGATTTGTAATATTGGAATTAGCAGCTCCAACCTGTGTTACATCAATCGCATTGTCAATTCCGATACTGGTTGACTCATTTCTGTTGATCGACCCGGTTTGTGTTGTTTTGGCGCGATTCAGTACACCTAGCTGATCAATTTTGTTGTAATTCATCAGGCCGACCTGTGTGACCTGAGCGCTGTTCGCAATCCCCGTCTGGGTTGTGAAATCCTGATTCCCTTGTGCCATAGCAAAACTTGCACTGGCAAGCGCGCACGCTGTAAATAATAGCTTTCTCATAACTTTTATGTTTTTTGGTTTATTTGATGTCAAAGCTATAAAACAGAATGCGTTGTATATATCACCCATTTAGTGATATTGAAATATCACATAAAATAGTGATGCACTATTAAGCCCTTGAAAAAGGAAGAAGTAGGAGGGCAAAATTAGAAATGAGGAGGATCAGGTGTGAGGCAAGGAAAAATAAGGGCAATAAGATCTATATTGCCCTTATTAGGTTAAAAATCAATGTCATCACCTATATTTCCACCTTGTTCTCCGGCAAATTTGGCTTTATACTCCTCGTATTTTATCTCATGATAGTCCATCATTTCGGTAATTTCAGCAGTATTGAAATTCTGATTTCGTTTTGTCATCCATTGCATTGCGACACTTTGAAAATCAATGAGACCAATTCCGAAATTATCTTCAATCCATTGTGCACCATCAATTCCATACTCGTAAGCAGCCGTACGTGCAGCATTTAATTCTTCGTAAAAATAAGGGTCAGATTTTAAACGATCCAGATTGTTATTAGTGCCGGCAGGTGCCGTGTTACTTTTGTTATGAAGGTCAAGAATTACAGGATGATTTCCTATTTCCATAAAATACTGACCATAAAGGGTGGTGATGGTAAAAGTTTCATCTTCCTGCATACGCTTTGGCCATAGTATATTGAGCTCCTCAAATATAGTCTCGTCTATACCGAAAGCATTAAATAAGGTTTTCGGGTCTATACTACCCAGATTGGCAACCAAAGCTGTATAGTCTTTTAGTGAAATACCGTGAATGGGTTGTAACAGTGGATTATCATGATCTTCTTTGGTATAACCTGCTGTAGCCACGCCTGAATACTTCATTGAGTTAGCCATTTCAAAATTGATAAAATCGTCTGTGTCTGTTTCCGGATTCCATTCCTGATAAATCTGTCTCAGCAAATGTCTGCGGTAGCTGTGGCGGTCACTTTTATCCCAATCGCCATCACTGCTATCTACATGTTCCTGAAATCTTTTTTCTAATTCCGCATCAAACTGATCTTCTGTGTAATGCATACCATGTAATGTTTGGGGATCTAAATTCATAAGATTGTTAGTTTTGATTAAAATTTTCTTCGTTGCAGGCCCTGGTAGAAATTTTCGGTTTGATCTGCCAGATCCGGCACTAATATTTTCCATTCATCAAACATTGCTCGTTGATATTCCTGATAATATTTTGGTGCTATCTTTAGGGATTGCTGCCTTTGTTCTTCTAGCAGATCAAGCTGTTGCTGTAATTCCGTTGTTCTATTACTAGCCAGTTTCAACTTTAACTCATGTGCCTGATGATAGAGTATCCTTTCATTTTCCTGTTCTTTATGATATTTTTCCAGCAGGTGGCGTGTTCGTTGTTCTGCCAATCCCCGGCCAATGTCTTCCAGTCTTTGAGTCAGTGTACCTGGTTTAAAAGTATTCTTAGTCTGGCAGCTTGGACAGGTCAGATATGTCGTAATAAAATAAATTTTAGTCAGGCAAATTTTATCTCCGCATTGCTGACACCTGAACTGATCTTTGATCTGCGCATGCTCATCCAGTATCTTTTGATACAGTATTTCATAATCTGTTTGATTTGTATGTTCAAGTTGTTCACGGTAATAGTTGTACTTTTTGTGAAAATCATTGTACAACCTGTCAGAGCAGGTAATTCTAAAATCAGTTAAGTTATGATACATCGGATGCAAACCATCTA
The Sphingobacterium spiritivorum genome window above contains:
- a CDS encoding curlin, which gives rise to MRKLLFTACALASASFAMAQGNQDFTTQTGIANSAQVTQVGLMNYNKIDQLGVLNRAKTTQTGSINRNESTSIGIDNAIDVTQVGAANSNITNQLGISNSATVDQNGYFNVSRQNQLGIANKASVDQDGIANLTVQNQIGVGNDAASMQNGIANLTVQTQIGVDNKAASIQNGIANVVLQTQLGTNNGALAIQTGALNASVQTQVGDNQMANSQQNGVANLAIQSQTGNGNNGQIIQDGIANAAIQTQNGDGNSAAASQNGLLNLSLQDQLGNGNTAIANQTGALNLISQNQKGDGNQSFDTQMGIANSSYVTQLGDLNMHVGNQTGIGNTMTIYQSN
- a CDS encoding DUF6620 family protein, giving the protein MNLDPQTLHGMHYTEDQFDAELEKRFQEHVDSSDGDWDKSDRHSYRRHLLRQIYQEWNPETDTDDFINFEMANSMKYSGVATAGYTKEDHDNPLLQPIHGISLKDYTALVANLGSIDPKTLFNAFGIDETIFEELNILWPKRMQEDETFTITTLYGQYFMEIGNHPVILDLHNKSNTAPAGTNNNLDRLKSDPYFYEELNAARTAAYEYGIDGAQWIEDNFGIGLIDFQSVAMQWMTKRNQNFNTAEITEMMDYHEIKYEEYKAKFAGEQGGNIGDDIDF